The following are encoded together in the Montipora foliosa isolate CH-2021 chromosome 12, ASM3666993v2, whole genome shotgun sequence genome:
- the LOC137978721 gene encoding uncharacterized protein isoform X1 → MAALSARCFRAVARTSLQISRSSMSTNGVSQTRCISSLVGRTILRDCGLLRTIARDNLSKNLARRYTRMSAAVNQKIFTSVVDIICEEDEGNGDDELITDVLADDDEILRVCHTLKTM, encoded by the exons ATGGCGGCTCTCTCTGCACGCTGTTTCCGAGCGGTTGCCCGCACTTCGCTTCAAATCTCG AGGTCGTCTATGTCGACAAATGGTGTTTCGCAAA caAGATGTATATCTTCCCTAGTCGGAAGAACCATTCTAAGAGACTGTGGATT GCTAAGAACAATAGCAAGAGATAACCTATCCAAAAATCTTGCCAGAAGATACACGAGAATGTCTGCAGCAGTCA ATCAAAAGATATTTACTTCTGTTGTGGATATAATATGTGAAGAAGATGAGGGGAACGGAGATGATGAACTTATCACGGATGTTTTAGCGGATGACGATGAAATATTGAGAGTTTGTCATACGCTGAAGACAATGTAG
- the LOC137978720 gene encoding uncharacterized protein encodes MASAAARCLRSINRSSTLNLKISSYILKNTSPRSMNNTTSSLLKSFLSTDSGLLNGSRSCGISTYKRINFSKRFAPISFACKVAQTCPLSVDAGGELSDALDGNLGDDDGDTWSQNEDEPYLGDT; translated from the exons atggcgtctgCTGCTGCACGTTGTCTTCGATCAATTAATCGTTCTTCAACTTTAAATTTGAAG ATATCCTCTTATATCTTGAAGAATACCTCTCCAA GATCCATGAACAATACCACATCATCATTGCTGAAGTCATTTCTCAGCACTGACAGTGGATT ATTAAATGGGTCAAGATCTTGTGGAATATCCACGTATAAGAGAATAAATTTCAGCAAGAGATTTGCACCAATATCTTTTGCAT GTAAGGTAGCCCAGACCTGTCCTCTTTCCGTTGATGCTGGAGGTGAACTGAGTGATGCTTTGGACGGTAACCTTGgagatgatgatggtgatacTTGGTCTCAGAATGAGGATGAACCTTATTTAGGAGATACCTGA